From Pyxicephalus adspersus chromosome 7, UCB_Pads_2.0, whole genome shotgun sequence, a single genomic window includes:
- the RNF151 gene encoding RING finger protein 151 isoform X2, with translation MAVEEAMVGGYDLDIFAENPDDDLLCSICHGVLRCPVMVSCGHNFCRKCILQWLKRQQTCPCCRTEVKGKLFVQMHKLKKKINRLQVKCPNEANGCPAIFPLSRTEEHSESCAFGLLCCPNEGCPAEVLRKDICEHSQTCQYWRDMCHMGCGTLLTPANREEHNCYLELKELYNKQLHKLRQKARRIESLTSQMSRQIQLFSQGLEGEETGTATQETQ, from the exons GTTGGTGGATACGATCTAGATATCTTTGCTGAAAATCCAGACGATGATCTTCTTTGCTCCATATGTCATGGTGTACTGCGGTGTCCGGTCATGGTATCCTGTGGTCACAACTTCTGCAGGAAATGTATCTTGCAATGGCTGAAgag GCAACAGACCTGTCCCTGCTGTAGAACAGAGGTGAAGGGCAAATTGTTTGTGCAGATGCACAAGCTAAAGAAGAAAATCAACCGCCTGCAAGTCAAG TGCCCTAATGAAGCTAACGGATGTCCCGCCATCTTTCCTCTGTCCCGTACAGAGGAGCATTCGGAAAGCTGTGCCTTTGGGCTGCTTTGTTGCCCCAACGAGGGTTGCCCCGCGGAGGTCCTGCGGAAGGACATTTGTGAGCACAGCCAGACCTGCCAGTATTGGCGCGATATGTGTCACATGGGCTGCGGAACTTTGCTGACCCCGGCCAACCGAGAAGAACATAACTGCTACTTGGAGCTGAAGGAGCTGTACAACAAACAGCTGCACAAGCTGCGCCAGAAAGCCCGGCGGATAGAAAGTTTGACGTCCCAAATGAGTCGACAAATACAACTGTTCAGCCAGGGTCTGGAGGGGGAAGAAACTGGCACTGCTACACAAGAAACCCAATAA
- the TBL3 gene encoding transducin beta-like protein 3: MAASAVQFKSNYAVERKIEAFYKGGRVQINKDGTHLFCTCGNKVNILEIATGVIVRSIEQDDQEDITCFALSPDDEILVTGSRALLLKQWCWEDGTCSRTWKAIHTAPVASMTFDPTSTLLVTGGCDSTIKIWDVLKQYCTHNLKGSSGVVHLVQFHPDITRLQLFSSSMDYKIRIWDLKSSKCLSILEAHYSAVTSLCFFPDGDTMVSSGRDKICTVWDLATKSSKRKVAVYESVEVALVLPESSDVISRKDNAKSLLFVTAGSKGILRVWDAATSKCVYSQTLPHASKKVLEEEGDEHSLTHCLLLPNQKEVVTVTAEHNILIYDLQDLQLKKQFAGYNDEVLDVKFLGPTDSHIVVATNSPQIKVFELATSNCQILYGHTETVLAIDVFKKGLLFVSCAKDKTVRIWKMAKADGKVTCVAMGGGHANGIGAISCSRLKESFMVSGSQDLTLKIWKLPESISSKQVKDQKPEMEGLHAACTEKAHEKDINSIAVSPNDKLIVSGSQDKTAKLWSAADVSLLGVFRGHKRGIWCVQFSPADQVVATSSADGTLKLWGLQDFSCLKTFEGHDASVLKVIFVSRGTQMLTSGSDGLLKLWTIKTNECVKTLDSHEDKVWGLHSNKLDNTLVTGSADSSIVLWKDVTETELAEEMAKKEDEILKQQELSNLLHEKRFLKALGLAITLDQPHTALKVIKAILQEPHGRDDLETNLLRLRNDQKEAILRYCTIWNTNSRNCHEAQCVMNILLTQVPPDTLLQYSGIRGTVEALLPYTERHMQRMARLLQASMFVDFMWQHMRLTDLPEEKKNAPNSVTNLSITAREDPRA; encoded by the exons ATGGCAGCCTCAGCTGTGCAGTTTAAAAGCAA CTATGCAGTGGAGAGGAAAATTGAAGCTTTCTACAAAGGTGGAAGAGTTCAG ATCAATAAGGATGGCACTCACCTGTTTTGTACTTGTGGAAATAAAGTTAATATTCTAGAAATTGCTACAGGGGTTATTGTACGCTCTATAGAACAG GATGATCAGGAAGATATCACATGCTTTGCTCTTAGCCCAGATGATGAG ATCTTAGTGACGGGCAGCCGCGCCTTGCTCCTAAAGCAGTGGTGTTGGGAGGATGGCACCTGCTCCCGCACCTGGAAGGCCATTCATACAGCGCCAGTTGCCAGCATGACTTTTGACCCTACTTCCACATTGCTTGTTACAG GAGGATGTGACAGCACCATCAAGATATGGGATGTCCTCAAGCAGTACTGCACACATAACTTGAAGGGGTCATCTGGAGTTGTGCA TTTGGTCCAGTTCCATCCCGACATTACGCGGTTGCAGCTGTTCTCTTCCAGCATGGATTATAAGATCCGCATCTGGGATCTGAAGTCTAGCAAGTGCCTGTCTATACTGGAGGCCCACTACAGCGCCGTGACCTCCCTCTGCTTCTTTCCTGATGGGGACACCATGGTCAG ctctgGTAGAGATAAAATTTGCACTGTGTGGGATCTAGCGACCAAATCCTCTAAAAGGAAAGTGGCAGTGTATGAG AGTGTCGAGGTAGCATTGGTTCTTCCAGAATCCTCGGATGTGATCAGCAGAAAAGATAACGCCAAGTCCCTCCTCTTTGTTACAGCCGGCAGTAAAG GTATCTTGCGTGTGTGGGATGCGGCCACCTCCAAGTGTGTTTACAGTCAGACTTTGCCTCATGCCAGCAAGAAAGTGTTGGAGGAAGAGGGGGATGAACACAGCCTGACTCACTGCCTGCTCCTGCCCAATCAGAAGGAGGTTGTCACTGTCACAGCTGAACATAATATCCTCATTTACGATCTTCAGGACCTGCAGCTTAAGAAACAG TTTGCAGGATACAATGATGAAGTCCTGGATGTGAAATTCCTGGGCCCAACCGATTCTCACATCGTGGTTGCCACAAACAGCCCTCAAATTAAAGTGTTCGAGCTAGCCACATCCAATTGCCAAATCCTGTACGGTCACACAG AAACCGTTCTGGCTATCGACGTGTTTAAGAAGGGGCTCCTGTTTGTCAGCTGTGCTAAG GACAAAACTGTCAGAATTTGGAAGATGGCAAAAGCTGATGGAAAGGTGACTTGTGTTGCCATGGGTGGAGGTCATGCAAATGGTATTGGAGCAATCTCCTGTTCAAG ATTAAAGGAGTCTTTTATGGTGAGCGGGAGCCAGGATTTAACGTTAAAGATCTGGAAACTCCCAGAATCTATTTCTTCCAAGCAAGTTAAAGACCAGAAACCAGAGATGGAAGGTTTACATGCTGCTTGTACAGAGAAGGCACATGAGAAG GATATTAACAGCATTGCTGTATCTCCCAATGACAAACTGATTGTCTCTGGCTCTCAAGACAAAACAGCCAAACTCTGGTCAGCAGCAGACGTGTCCCTATTAGGTGTCTTTAGGGGCCACAAAAGGGGCATCTGGTGTGTCCAGTTTTCACCAGCGGATCAAGTTGTAGCCACATCATCTGCAGACGGAACACTGAAACTCTGGGGGTTGCAAGACTTCAGCTGCCTAAAG aCATTTGAAGGTCACGATGCCTCAGTGCTGAAGGTCATATTTGTGAGTCGTGGCACACAGATGCTTACGAG TGGCTCAGATGGTCTGCTGAAGCTCTGGACCATTAAGACCAATGAGTGTGTCAAGACATTGGACTCCCATGAAGATAAAGTGTGGGGTCTGCACAGCAACAAACTGGACAACACTCTTGTCACTGGATCTGCAGACTCGAGCATTGTTCTTTGGAAG GATGTCACAGAGACTGAGCTGGCTGAAGAAATGGCCAAGAAGGAGGATGAGATCTTGAA GCAGCAAGAGCTATCCAACCTTCTGCATGAGAAGAGGTTCCTGAAGGCTCTGGGCCTGGCTATCACTTTAGACCAGCCACACACTGCGCTCAAAGTTATAAAAG ccaTTCTGCAGGAACCCCATGGAAGAGATGATCTGGAGACAAACCTGCTGAGGTTACGCAATGACCAGAAAG AGGCCATCCTGAGATACTGCACCATCTGGAACACAAATTCTCGGAACTGTCACGAGGCGCAGTGTGTGATGAACATCCTCCTGACCCAGGTACCACCCGACACACTGCTCCAGTACAGCGGCATCCGAGGCACTGTGGAAGCATTGCTACCCTATACAG AGCGGCACATGCAGAGGATGGCCAGACTTTTGCAAGCTTCAATGTTTGTGGACTTTATGTGGCAACACATGAGACTGACTGATTTGCCGGAGGAGAAGAAGAATGCACCCAACTCTGTCACCAACCTTTCCATCACCGCAAGAGAGGACCCCAGAGCATAA
- the RNF151 gene encoding RING finger protein 151 isoform X1, translating into MEGLGGRLSAAQLEPKLPTYIVKVGGYDLDIFAENPDDDLLCSICHGVLRCPVMVSCGHNFCRKCILQWLKRQQTCPCCRTEVKGKLFVQMHKLKKKINRLQVKCPNEANGCPAIFPLSRTEEHSESCAFGLLCCPNEGCPAEVLRKDICEHSQTCQYWRDMCHMGCGTLLTPANREEHNCYLELKELYNKQLHKLRQKARRIESLTSQMSRQIQLFSQGLEGEETGTATQETQ; encoded by the exons GTTGGTGGATACGATCTAGATATCTTTGCTGAAAATCCAGACGATGATCTTCTTTGCTCCATATGTCATGGTGTACTGCGGTGTCCGGTCATGGTATCCTGTGGTCACAACTTCTGCAGGAAATGTATCTTGCAATGGCTGAAgag GCAACAGACCTGTCCCTGCTGTAGAACAGAGGTGAAGGGCAAATTGTTTGTGCAGATGCACAAGCTAAAGAAGAAAATCAACCGCCTGCAAGTCAAG TGCCCTAATGAAGCTAACGGATGTCCCGCCATCTTTCCTCTGTCCCGTACAGAGGAGCATTCGGAAAGCTGTGCCTTTGGGCTGCTTTGTTGCCCCAACGAGGGTTGCCCCGCGGAGGTCCTGCGGAAGGACATTTGTGAGCACAGCCAGACCTGCCAGTATTGGCGCGATATGTGTCACATGGGCTGCGGAACTTTGCTGACCCCGGCCAACCGAGAAGAACATAACTGCTACTTGGAGCTGAAGGAGCTGTACAACAAACAGCTGCACAAGCTGCGCCAGAAAGCCCGGCGGATAGAAAGTTTGACGTCCCAAATGAGTCGACAAATACAACTGTTCAGCCAGGGTCTGGAGGGGGAAGAAACTGGCACTGCTACACAAGAAACCCAATAA
- the LOC140335138 gene encoding NADPH oxidase organizer 1-like gives MRQQMPEVRRHPLEAKAVGVLQHGKLKINIFSIQWSDHNDILIYRKYEDFKKMNRELRKKYPLESGLLRKSDNMIPKLRDVPIFRKNRNTSRFIERLKLLENYCQQLLTTDEKISCCDVVMAFFTPNNSDLNPNFPQCSLVIVPPESGEEQKQQPKQVPKPPATEPIVSQMYLCIEDHETKDTKNRPFQVKCNEHLGVLIKENSGWWLVENEEKRVAWFPAPFLKALEKEDDAESVNSNDEGMRYYSSMAYKAMNWDEVSIPRGVLVDVIEKSNNGWWLIRYNGKTGFVPAMYLKPYQKCHQLQLMKNYGTFPSTSDLFKASSQLDLSRPSDSWRTVNMDITGKTGNLERVEAEKLDRRKSRSISGLPFSTTYGFYPNSVESVPRDHAVEVCQPLGTGQKPTRNSQIRGAIRKPNVVSETSIQKPPRSPPQRNEFKEQGLPKESPNKAEPSTEQSIPHPPRTPLMPQRPKPHEILHKCTTVTKKALQMNDGTINQG, from the exons ATGCGTCAGCAGATGCCTGAAGTTCGCCGGCACCCGTTGGAGGCCAAGGCTGTGGGAGTTCTACAGCATGGAAAACTCAAG ATAAACATTTTTTCGATCCAGTGGTCTGACCACAATGATATACTGATATATCGAAAATATGAAGatttcaaaaaaatgaat AGAGAGCTAAGAAAAAAATATCCCCTTGAGTCTGGGCTGTTACGGAAATCAGATAATATGATACCAAAACTAAGAG ATGTTCCGATCTTCAGGAAGAACCGGAACACCAGCCGCTTTATTGAGAGACTGAAACTGCTGGAAAATTACTGCCAACAGCTCCTAACAACCGATGAGAAGATCTCCTGTTGTGATGTGGTGATGGCGTTCTTTACACCCAACAACAGTGATCTCAACCCCAATTTTCCCCAATGCAG CTTGGTGATCGTGCCTCCTGAATCAGGAGAAGAGCAGAAACAGCAGCCCAAGCAGGTACCTAAACCACCAGCCACAGAGCCCATTGTGTCCCAAATGTACCTGTGCATTGAAGACCATGAGACCAAAGACACAAAGAACCGACCATTCCAAGTGAAATGCAATGAGCACCTGGGTGTGCTGATCAAGGAGAATTCTG GCTGGTGGCTGGTAGAGAATGAAGAGAAGAGGGTGGCCTGGTTTCCAGCTCCGTTCCTTAAAGCCCTAGAGAAAGAAGATGATGCTGAATCTGTGAACTCCAACGATGAAG GAATGCGGTACTATTCCTCGATGGCCTATAAAGCTATGAACTGGGATGAGGTTTCCATCCCTCGAGGAGTCCTGGTTGATGTGATTGAGAAGTCTAATAATGGATGGTGGCTGATAAG GTATAACGGAAAAACTGGCTTTGTCCCAGCTATGTACCTAAAACCGTACCAAAAGTGCCATCAGCTCCAGTTGATGAAGAATTATGGAACTTTCCCTTCCACTTCAGACTTGTTCAAAGCCTCCAGCCAGCTAGACTTAAGCAGACCATCGGATTCCTGGAGAACAGTCAACATGGATATTACAGGCAAGACTGGAAATCTAGAGCGGGTTGAGGCTGAGAAACTGGACAGGAGAAAATCAAGGTCAATCAGTGGCTTACCATTTAGTACAACTTATGGATTTTACCCCAATTCTGTTGAATCTGTTCCAAGAGATCATGCAGTGGAAGTATGCCAACCATTAGGAACAGGGCAGAAGCCAACACGTAACAGTCAAATAAGAGGTGCAATACGAAAGCCTAATGTTGTCTCTGAAACCTCCATTCAAAAACCACCAAGATCTCCTCCCCAAAGGAATGAATTTAAGGAACAAGGCTTACCCAAGGAGAGTCCAAACAAAGCTGAACCATCAACTGAGCAGTCAATCCCACATCCTCCAAGGACCCCTTTGATGCCTCAAAGACCCAAACCACACGAGATACTCCACAAATGTACCACTGTGACAAAGAAAGCTTTGCAAATGAACGACGGAACTATCAATCAGGGATAA